In one window of Candidatus Deferrimicrobiaceae bacterium DNA:
- a CDS encoding methylglyoxal synthase — protein MQRIVLIAHDAKKKDMIEWVEYNRKPLSTRELWATKSTGEEIIREVGLPVNLLMHGPEGGDAQVGAMIAEHKVDFLVFLWDPLAPQPHDVDVKALLRLAVLHNLPSACNRRTADFLISSPLFNGRRAHEGHA, from the coding sequence ATGCAACGGATCGTCCTGATTGCGCACGACGCGAAGAAGAAAGACATGATCGAGTGGGTGGAGTACAACCGGAAACCGCTCTCGACGCGTGAGCTTTGGGCCACGAAATCGACAGGCGAGGAGATTATCCGGGAAGTCGGGCTCCCCGTGAACCTGCTGATGCACGGGCCGGAAGGGGGCGACGCGCAGGTCGGTGCGATGATCGCCGAGCACAAGGTCGACTTCCTGGTCTTCCTGTGGGACCCGCTGGCGCCGCAGCCGCACGACGTGGACGTGAAGGCGCTGCTTCGGCTGGCGGTGCTGCACAACCTGCCCTCCGCCTGCAACCGGCGCACCGCCGATTTCCTCATCTCGTCGCCGCTGTTCAATGGGCGGCGCGCCCATGAGGGCCACGCGTAG
- a CDS encoding response regulator transcription factor, whose product MAKTVLIIEDEQEIRDLLAHYLRKEGFLPIVAPDGETGLALVRSERPDMILLDIMLPKMDGLELLRIVRADPAVARTPLLMLTAKGDETDRVVGLELGADDYILKPFSPREVVARIKAIFRRSGGPPPDLLADKVYAYRGLRMDLARHEVRDDGLPVSLTTKEFRILEALLGAVGRVLSREAILQKVWGGDTYVTDRTVDVHVAKLRQKIPLLVKAIETVKDVGYKLRED is encoded by the coding sequence TTGGCCAAGACCGTCCTCATCATCGAGGATGAACAGGAGATCCGGGACCTCCTCGCGCACTACCTGCGCAAGGAAGGGTTCCTGCCCATCGTCGCCCCGGACGGGGAGACGGGGCTCGCGCTCGTCCGCTCGGAGCGCCCCGACATGATCCTCCTCGATATCATGCTGCCGAAGATGGACGGCCTCGAGCTGCTCCGGATCGTCCGCGCCGATCCCGCCGTCGCCCGCACGCCGCTGCTCATGCTCACCGCCAAGGGCGACGAGACCGACCGGGTCGTCGGCCTCGAGCTGGGCGCCGACGACTACATCCTCAAACCGTTCAGCCCGCGCGAGGTGGTCGCGCGCATCAAGGCGATCTTTCGCCGGAGCGGCGGGCCGCCGCCCGATCTGCTGGCCGACAAGGTCTACGCCTACCGCGGTCTCCGGATGGACCTGGCGCGCCACGAGGTCCGGGACGACGGCCTTCCTGTCTCCCTCACCACCAAGGAATTCCGCATCCTCGAGGCGCTGCTCGGCGCCGTCGGGCGCGTGCTGTCGCGCGAAGCGATCCTGCAAAAAGTCTGGGGAGGAGACACCTACGTCACCGACCGGACCGTCGACGTCCATGTGGCCAAGCTCCGCCAGAAGATCCCCCTGCTCGTGAAAGCCATCGAGACCGTCAAGGACGTGGGCTACAAGCTGAGGGAGGACTGA
- a CDS encoding ATP-binding protein, with product MPRRSSLAFKFFLTYFVITAAALGIAGTAGYLQFRRFALEETDRQLLRQARVLSESVRPMIESVPADPARIAAEVDRLGRGLDLRMTVVRPDGVVIADSAIGAAGVPDMENHGDREEIREALSGTVGYASRRSITEKTDEHYAAVSIRAAGKIVGVARVSLRLAGMETGLAHIRNYTLATGFAALLVMLAGTAVRARQVTGPLDTMRAAVGAFAGGNLAQRVSVDTGDELEEMADGLNAMADRLEQTILQLDAGKARLATLLENLSEGVLVIGQDRSVRMVNREAIALLGITGEVAGHPYTDIIRSPELLSCLDALQRGTALHARDITLASRDGKARTLRVTGTSVSYRDDEIRDLLLTLRDITEEKRLAQIKSEFVSNASHELRTPLTNIRGYLEAVQDALREGQPVNTSFLDTAHANALRMELLVGDLLELSRAESGSIPLMIEELPIVAFLESVVAPMRPAIDRAGVTLVVSGADAPLRADFRKLSVALSNLLENAVKYGRPEGTISLSGELSGHECLFEVADDGPGIAPEHLPRIFERFYRVEKGRSRQLGGTGLGLSIVKHIVESHGGAVSVESQVGVGTRFRIRIPAG from the coding sequence GTGCCGCGACGCTCCTCGCTCGCCTTCAAGTTCTTCCTGACCTATTTCGTCATCACGGCCGCCGCCCTCGGCATCGCCGGCACGGCCGGCTACCTCCAGTTCCGCAGGTTCGCCCTTGAGGAAACCGACCGGCAGCTTTTGCGCCAGGCCCGGGTGCTTTCCGAATCGGTGCGTCCGATGATCGAGTCGGTCCCCGCCGATCCGGCCCGGATCGCCGCCGAGGTGGACCGGCTGGGGCGGGGGCTCGATCTCCGGATGACGGTCGTCCGCCCCGACGGCGTGGTGATCGCCGATTCCGCCATCGGCGCCGCCGGCGTCCCCGACATGGAGAACCACGGGGACCGCGAGGAGATCCGCGAGGCGCTTTCGGGGACGGTCGGCTACGCCTCCCGCCGAAGCATCACGGAGAAGACCGACGAGCACTACGCGGCGGTTTCCATCCGGGCCGCCGGGAAGATCGTCGGGGTCGCCCGGGTCTCCCTGCGTCTCGCCGGCATGGAGACGGGACTCGCCCACATCCGCAACTACACGCTGGCGACCGGCTTCGCCGCCCTGCTGGTCATGCTGGCGGGCACCGCGGTGCGGGCCCGGCAGGTCACCGGCCCCCTCGACACGATGCGCGCGGCCGTCGGCGCGTTCGCAGGAGGAAATCTGGCGCAACGCGTGTCGGTCGATACGGGCGACGAGCTCGAGGAGATGGCCGACGGACTCAACGCCATGGCCGACCGGCTCGAGCAGACGATCCTGCAGCTCGACGCGGGGAAGGCCCGCCTGGCGACGCTGCTGGAAAACCTCTCCGAAGGCGTCCTCGTCATCGGGCAAGACCGATCGGTCCGGATGGTCAACCGGGAGGCGATCGCCCTGCTCGGGATCACGGGAGAAGTCGCGGGCCACCCGTATACCGATATCATCCGAAGCCCCGAGCTGCTTTCGTGCCTCGACGCGCTGCAACGCGGCACCGCATTGCATGCCCGGGACATCACGCTCGCCTCCCGGGACGGCAAGGCACGCACGCTCCGGGTAACCGGCACCTCCGTCTCCTACCGGGACGACGAGATCCGGGACCTGCTGCTGACGCTGCGCGACATCACCGAGGAAAAACGGCTGGCACAGATCAAGAGCGAGTTCGTCTCGAACGCCTCGCACGAGCTGCGGACGCCGCTCACCAACATCCGGGGCTACCTGGAGGCGGTTCAGGACGCCCTGCGGGAGGGGCAGCCGGTGAATACTTCCTTCCTCGACACCGCCCACGCGAACGCCCTGCGGATGGAACTGCTCGTCGGCGACCTGCTCGAGCTGTCGCGGGCCGAATCGGGCAGCATCCCGCTGATGATCGAGGAGCTGCCGATCGTGGCATTCCTCGAGAGCGTGGTCGCCCCGATGCGCCCGGCGATCGATCGGGCGGGGGTCACCCTGGTCGTCTCCGGCGCCGACGCCCCGCTCCGGGCCGATTTCCGGAAATTGTCCGTGGCGCTGTCCAACCTGCTCGAGAACGCCGTCAAGTACGGCCGGCCCGAGGGGACAATCTCGTTGAGCGGAGAGCTCTCGGGGCATGAGTGCCTGTTCGAGGTCGCCGACGACGGGCCCGGCATCGCCCCCGAGCATCTCCCGCGCATCTTCGAGCGGTTCTACCGGGTCGAGAAGGGGCGTTCTCGCCAGTTGGGGGGCACGGGCCTCGGGCTCTCGATCGTGAAGCACATCGTCGAATCGCACGGGGGCGCCGTCTCGGTCGAGAGCCAGGTCGGGGTCGGCACGCGCTTCCGGATCCGGATTCCGGCGGGATGA
- a CDS encoding chemotaxis protein CheW, which produces MEPLFLFSIEGRRFALELPCVERVVQAVAVTPLSDGPEAVLGVVNVHGTIIPVVDLRRRLGIPPRTVRLDDGMVIAHTARRSLAFFVDTAFGVVESPEGGYVIGNDVVPGLEFVQGVVQIGDDLVLIHDLDRVLSIDEQDQLDRALGDSSDAG; this is translated from the coding sequence ATGGAGCCCCTTTTCCTGTTCTCCATCGAAGGCCGGCGTTTTGCGCTCGAGCTCCCGTGCGTCGAGCGGGTCGTCCAGGCCGTTGCGGTCACGCCGCTGTCCGACGGACCCGAGGCCGTCCTGGGCGTCGTCAACGTCCACGGGACGATCATCCCCGTCGTCGACCTGCGCCGGCGGCTCGGAATCCCTCCCCGGACGGTCCGGCTCGACGACGGCATGGTCATCGCGCACACCGCCCGACGCTCCCTCGCCTTTTTCGTCGACACGGCCTTCGGCGTGGTCGAGAGCCCCGAAGGCGGCTACGTCATCGGGAACGACGTCGTTCCCGGCCTCGAATTCGTGCAGGGCGTGGTGCAGATCGGCGACGATCTGGTGCTGATCCACGACCTCGACCGGGTGCTGTCGATCGACGAGCAGGACCAGCTCGACCGCGCCCTGGGGGATTCCTCCGATGCCGGGTGA
- a CDS encoding CheR family methyltransferase translates to MPGDLSATLLEGVSRAIERRSGLAFPPDKWPDLRKGLAEASDTLGLAGARELAERFLSPSAPSDWTTVLLDHLTIGETYFFREPDMLDGIEKQVIPQLLRERRGGSRKIRVWSAGCSTGEEAYTLAMLLIRSIADIEAWDVSVLATDLNTESLLKAQSGVYTAWSFRGTPAWVKNGFFRPAGEGAWSVVPEVRRLVRFERLNLGTEPYPASWNGTDNIDLVFCRNVLMYFSPERIEHVLSGLLASLVPGGFFVVSANELSLAQFEGFERIEHGKAFYFRKPLSGKPAASRPRSAPPPTGRPPANALRAPRPKAEALRIPVSPVPPLADPLSAARRSADAGRFDEAAIHCRAALEADPMNPAAYYLYGVILQEKGDPTAAAREFRRAIYLDSDFVAPHISLGHLLHGSGHRPEASRYFSNALAILARYPADEILRESGGTTVGGLAAMIRSIAPEASPGRGEGEE, encoded by the coding sequence ATGCCGGGTGACCTGTCCGCCACGCTGCTGGAGGGCGTCAGCCGGGCCATCGAACGGCGATCCGGGCTCGCGTTCCCCCCCGACAAATGGCCCGATCTGCGCAAGGGGCTCGCCGAGGCATCCGACACGCTGGGTCTTGCCGGCGCGCGCGAGCTGGCCGAGCGCTTCCTTTCACCTTCCGCCCCTTCCGACTGGACGACCGTGCTGCTCGACCACCTCACCATCGGCGAGACCTATTTCTTCCGGGAACCGGATATGCTCGACGGGATCGAGAAGCAGGTTATCCCCCAGCTCCTCCGGGAGCGGCGGGGCGGCTCCCGGAAGATCCGGGTCTGGAGCGCCGGCTGCTCGACGGGCGAGGAAGCGTACACGCTGGCGATGCTGCTGATCCGTTCGATCGCCGACATCGAGGCGTGGGATGTCTCGGTGCTGGCGACCGACCTCAACACCGAGTCGCTTCTGAAGGCGCAGAGCGGGGTTTACACCGCCTGGTCCTTCCGGGGCACCCCCGCATGGGTCAAAAACGGCTTCTTCCGCCCGGCCGGCGAGGGGGCCTGGTCCGTCGTGCCGGAGGTGCGCCGCCTCGTCCGCTTCGAACGACTCAACCTGGGCACCGAACCCTATCCCGCTTCTTGGAACGGCACCGACAACATCGACCTCGTGTTCTGCCGGAACGTCCTGATGTATTTTTCCCCCGAGCGCATCGAGCACGTCCTCAGCGGCCTCCTGGCCTCGCTCGTGCCCGGCGGTTTTTTCGTCGTCAGCGCCAACGAGCTCTCCCTGGCGCAATTCGAGGGGTTCGAGCGGATCGAACACGGCAAGGCGTTTTACTTCCGGAAACCTCTTTCCGGGAAACCGGCGGCTTCCAGGCCCCGGTCGGCCCCGCCGCCGACCGGACGGCCGCCGGCCAACGCCTTGCGCGCTCCGCGCCCTAAAGCCGAAGCCCTCCGCATCCCGGTGTCCCCGGTCCCGCCGCTGGCCGATCCCCTGTCCGCCGCGCGCCGGAGCGCCGACGCGGGCCGATTCGATGAAGCGGCGATCCATTGCCGCGCGGCGCTCGAAGCCGACCCGATGAATCCCGCGGCGTATTATCTTTACGGCGTCATCCTGCAGGAAAAAGGAGACCCGACGGCGGCGGCCCGCGAGTTCCGGCGCGCGATCTACCTCGACTCCGACTTCGTCGCGCCCCACATCTCGCTCGGGCACCTCTTGCACGGCTCCGGCCACCGGCCCGAAGCTTCGCGGTATTTTTCGAACGCACTCGCGATCCTCGCCCGATACCCGGCCGACGAGATCCTCCGCGAATCCGGCGGCACGACCGTCGGGGGACTCGCGGCCATGATCCGATCCATCGCGCCGGAGGCGTCTCCCGGGCGCGGGGAAGGTGAGGAATGA
- a CDS encoding chemotaxis protein CheW: MTEKPGYRRRATDAIGLTRQQLLDKRARRLAEPPVDARPLQGMIEVVEFRLDAERYAVETSRVREVFQARALTSVPGTPPFVVGIINVRGKIISVVDIRGFFGLPGREAAEEFRVLILHASDMEFALLADEIAGVSRIASADLQATLPTLSGVRAEYLKGITADRLAVLDADRMLADPGLMVHDDFTG; encoded by the coding sequence ATGACCGAGAAACCCGGTTATCGGCGTCGGGCGACCGACGCGATCGGATTGACCCGCCAGCAATTGCTCGATAAACGGGCGCGCCGGCTCGCCGAACCGCCCGTCGATGCGCGGCCCCTCCAGGGGATGATCGAGGTCGTCGAGTTCCGGCTGGACGCCGAGCGATACGCGGTCGAAACGTCCCGCGTCCGGGAGGTGTTCCAGGCCAGGGCGCTGACCTCGGTCCCGGGCACGCCCCCGTTCGTGGTCGGCATCATCAACGTGCGCGGGAAGATCATCTCGGTCGTCGACATCCGCGGCTTCTTCGGCCTCCCCGGGCGGGAGGCGGCGGAGGAATTCCGGGTGCTGATCCTCCACGCTTCCGACATGGAATTCGCGCTGCTGGCCGACGAGATCGCAGGCGTCTCCCGCATCGCCTCCGCCGACCTGCAGGCCACATTGCCGACGCTCAGCGGCGTGCGCGCCGAATATCTCAAGGGGATCACCGCCGACCGGCTGGCCGTGCTCGACGCCGACCGGATGCTGGCCGACCCGGGCCTCATGGTCCACGACGACTTCACCGGATGA